GTCCCCGAGCTGCTCGCCGGGCGCGAGTTCTGGACCCAGCCGTTGGTGAGCGAGTCGCCCGCGCTCTACCGCGCCGAGTACCTGGCCACCGGCCTGCTGGAGACGGCCACCGACGAACCGCTGCCGGACCAGGTCCGCCGCGCGGCGGAGCAGGCGTACGACGAAGGCTACGAGCGGGGCGTGCACGACCAGGACGCGGCACTCATCCTCGGCGCGTTGCTCCGACTGCGCGCCGGAGCAGGGCTGTTGGCGCACCCGGCCGGAGTACGGGCGGCCGCGCAGCTGTTCTGGGCGCACGGGGCGGACGAAGGGCGGCGCGGTGCCTGGCAGCGCCGGGCCCGCTCACTCGGGCTGGCCCGCGACACCTTCGGGCCCTCCGGTGCGCTGGCCGATCTGGCGGCCGAACTGTCCGATGCGGCGAGGGAGTTCTGCGACGTCCGAGGTCTGCCCGTGGGCCCGCCGGTGGGCGGGTACCTGGTCGAGGAGCTCGCCGACGGGCGCGCGGGCTTCGCGGGCAGCGCCGTCGCCCGCACGCTGCTCGACGGATTCCGGCGCACGGCGGCGGCCCCGCAGCTCACGGCCGACCTCACCGCGCTCGCCGGGGACCTCCCCGCCTGCCACCAACTCGCCACCGCCTGGCTGGGGTCCTACGCCGGGCCCGAGCCCGACGGCCTCGCCGAGGCGGTGGCCCGGCTCTGCGCCCCGGCCCTGCCGCGCTACGAACTCGACGTACCGCTCGGTGAGACGGTCGAGGGCCTGCTCGGCACCCACCCGCGGGTACGGGACGGGCGGCTCACCGTGCGGATCGACGAACTGCCCTACCGGGCACATGAGTTCAGGGAGAAGCGCGGCGCCGCCTTCCGGGCCTTCCAGCGGCGGCGCACGGAGGTCCTCGCCGCCGAGCGCACCCGCCTGCGGCTGGACGACCACCGCCCCCGCCCGTCGGCCGGGTTCGTCCGCAATCAGCTGATCAACGAGGTCTACCTCCCCCTGATCGGCGACAACCTGGCCAAGCAGCTCGGCACGCTCGGGGCCGGCCCCGACCGCAGCGGCCTGTTGCTGCTGCTCTCCCCGCCCGGCTACGGCAAGACGAGTCTGCTGGAGTACGTCGCCGACCGCCTGGGCCTGCTGATGGTCCGGATCGACGGCCCGGCCCTGGGTGCCGGCACCACCTCACTGGACCCGGAGCGGGCTCCGGACGCCGCCGCCCGGCACGAGGTCGAGAAGATCGTCTTCGCGCTGGAGGCGGCCGGCAACGTGCTGCTGCACCTGGACGACATCCAGCACGTCTCGGCCGAATTCCTGGAGAAGTTCCTCCCGTTGTGCGATGCCCAGCGCCGGATCGAGGCCGTCAGCGAGGGTCGGGCCCGCAGCTTCGATCTGCGCGGGCGCCGCTTCGCGGTCTGCCTGTCCGGCAACCCGTACACCGCGAGCGGCCGGCGGTTCCAGGTCCCCGACATGCTGGCCAACCGGGCCGACGTCTGGAGTCTCGGCGAAGTACTGTCGGGGCATCAGGAGTTGTTCGCGCTCTCCTTCCTGGAGAACGCGCTCGCCGCCAATCCGGTGCTCGCCCCGCTGGCCGGAGCCGAACCGGCCGAGCTGCGGCTGCTGGTCGCCCTGGCCGACGGCGACCCCGGCGCCCAGGCCGACCAACTTACCCGGCCGGTCCAGGACTTGGACCGGGTCCTGGCCACGCTGGCCCGGCTGCGCAGTGTCCAGCGCACCGTCCTGACCGTCAACCGCGCCTACATCGACTCCGCCGCTCAGCAGGAGAGCACCAGGACCGAGCCGCCGTTCCTGCTCCAGGGCTCCTACCGGACGATGGCCCGACTCGCCGCACGGGTCGACCCGGTGCTCAACGAGACCGAACTCGAGGCCCTGCTCGATGAGCACTACCTCGCCGAGGCACGGACCCTCGGCAGCGCGGCCGAGGCCAACCTGCTCAAGCTCGCCCAGCTACGCGGCCGGGCCACCGCCGAGCAGACCGCCCGCTGGCGGGCGCTGTGCGCGGGCTACCCCGCCGCGGACTGATCGGGCCACCCGAGCAGCCGCGCGCCGAAGGCCGCCGTCTCCAGGGTGTAGCGCTGGAGCGCATCGTCCGGATCCAGCCCGGTCAGCCGGACGATCCGGTCCAGCCGGTACGACAGCGCCCGGACGCTCAGCCCGAGTCGCCGCGCCGCCTCCGCCAGCACATAGCGCGAGTCGGCGTAGGCGGCCAGGGTCTCCAGCAGCGGCACCGCCCCGCCGCGGGCCTCGCGCAGCGGGCCGAGCACCCCGTTCACCAGCTCCTCCAGGGCGACCCGGTCCCGCAGCAGCACGGGCAGCACCAGCAGATCGGCCGCGGACAGCAACTGCCCCGGCAGCCGGAGCCGGTTGGCCTGCTCCAGCGCGCTCCGGGCCTCCTCGTACGAGCGGACCGCCCCGCCGGGCCCGCTGTGCGGACGGCCGACCACCACCCGCCGACGCCCCGTCAGCTCCGCGAACGCCTGGATCGCCGCACTCTCGCCGGGGCCGGCGGGCAGGATGCAGACCAGCCGCCCGTGCTTCACAGCGAGCAGCACCTCCTGATCGCCGAAGCGGCCGAGCAACTGCCGCTCCACCCCGCGCACCAAGGGGTCCTCGGGGTCGTAGCCGTCGCCGTCGGCGACCGCCACGATATGGGCGCAGGCCAGGTTGAGCCCGAAGCGCTCGGCGTGCTCGGCCAGCCGGCCCAGGTCGCTCCGGCTGCTCAGCAGGTCGGCGACGAACTCCCGCCGCCGGGCCTCCTCCTGGTGCAACTGCTCCCGGTAGGCCCGGCCGTGCCCGCCGGCGAGTGCGGCCACCGCCGCCCGCAGCGCGGCCATGGAGGCCCCGTCCACCGGCTGCCCCGCCCAGACCCGCCCGCTTTCGGCCAGTTGCTCGTCGACCAGCTCGGCCAGCCCCCGCCCCGCCAGGGCACACCGGCCTCCGTACTCCCGCAGCGCCTCCAGCTCGTCCCGCCGCAGGCGCCGCCCGGTTCTGGCGACCTCCTCCAGCAGCCGTCCCCACTCGCCCGGGCCGGACGCCGCAGGCGACCCCGACGACGCTGTGACCGTGGCCATGTGGTCTCTTCCCCCCGTTCGAACAACGACGCGTCAGCGTACTCGCTGCCCCCCGGCGGTGGATGGCGGGTTTCTGACAGATCATTGCCCGGGGCCCCGGGGATCAGCACGATGGGCCGGTACGGGTGAGTGGTGAAGGGGGACGGGGATGACCGGGGACGTGGCCGAGAGACCGCAGGCCAAGGAAGGGGAACGCGTCGAACAGCGGGTCACCTGGGCGGAGTTGTTCTTCGACCTGGTGTGGGTCTTCGCCATCACCCAGATCGCGGTGGCCCTGGCGCACGCGCACTCGCTGTTGGACGTGGCGATGGCAGTGATGCTGTTCCTGCCGCTCTGGATGGGCTGGGTCGGGGCGGCGCTGCTCGGCAACGCGACGGGCGAGAGCCTGGACGGGGTGCACGGGCGGCTGCTGGTCTTCGCGCTGGCGGCCTGCGGTCTCGGGATGAGCGTCGCGGTGCCGGACGCCCTCGGCGACCGGGGCGTGCTGTTCGGGGTCTGCTACGTGCTGATGCGGCTGATCCTGTGGCAGCGGATGCGGCGCTGGCCGACCTTCGGCGGGCTGCGGATCGAACCGTTCTCGGTGAGCCTGCTGGTGAGCGGGCCGCTGTTCCTGACCGGTGCCTTCCTGGACAGCGGGCCGCGCCAAGTCCTCTGGACGGTCGGCGCCTTGGCCGAGGTGCTGGGCACGGCGCTGCTGGGCAAGCGGCTGGACCGGGCCAGGTTCGAGACCTCCCATCTCCCGGAGCGGTTCGGCCTGTTCGTCATCATGGCGCTCGGCGAGACGGTGATCGCCTCCGGCGGCCACGTCTCGGACGGTCACCTCGGTACGGTCGCCCTGGTCACCCTGGGGGTGGCGTTCGTGCTGATCGTGCAGCTCTGGTGGGCCTACTTCCACTACAGCGCCCCGGCGGCCCGGCACAGCCTGGACGTCGACCCGGTGCAGGCCAGGATCGTCCGGGACGTGTTCAGCTACGCGCACCTGGCGTACGCGGTGGCCATCATCCTGATGGCGGTCGGACTGGAGGAGCTGCTCGCCGCACCGCTCCAACACCCGCACGAGCTGCCGCAGTTCATGCTGGCGCCGGGAGCGGCGCTCTACCTGGCCGGGTTCTGCTACGCCCGCTGGCGGATGTTCGGCGCGGCGGCGGTGCCGCGGACGGCGGGCGCGCTGGCCTGCCTGGCCCTGGCCGCGACCGCCTCGGCGGTGCCGCAGGTGGTCACGGCGGTGCTGGTGGTGCTGGTGCTCGGCGCGGTCAACGGGGTGGAGGCGTTCATCGTCGAGACCGGCCGCCCACTGCTGCTGCTCCGGATGCCGGGGCGGCGTCGCGCGGCGAACTAGCCGCCGTTGAGCAGCGCCTCGCCGAGCGGGGTGCGCAGGTAGAGCACGGTGCGGCCGGTCCGGTGCGAGGCGGCGAGGCCGGCCGCCCGGAGCGTGGTGAGGTGGTGCGAGACGGTCGGGGCCGGCATGCCGGTGCGGGCGGCGAGTTCGGTGGTGGAGGCGGGGGAGCCGAGCTCGGCGAGCAGCCCGGCCCGGGAGCGGCCGAGCAGGGCGGCCAGCGCGTCGGGAGCCCGGTCGCGAGGGGTCTCCCAGAGCGCGGCGATGCCGCGCGGCGGGTAGACCAGGCCGGGCTGCCGGGGCGGGGTGCTCTGGGAGAAGACCCCGGGCCAGACGAAGACGGTGGGCACCAGGACCAGCCCCCGGCCGCCGTCCAGGGTGCGGGTGGCCTCGTAGTTACGGTGCCTGACCCGGAGGGTGTCGTCGGCCCAGCTGACCTGGGGGTGCAGCGCCTCGAACAGCTCGGCGGCGCCGCCCCGGGCGATCGACCGGGCCCGGTACAGGACTTCGCCCTCGACCAGGCGCTGGATCCGGCTCCAGTGCGGCTGGATGGCGACCTCCCAGTAGGCCCGGATCTGGTCGGCGAGCCGGGCCAGCCCGTCGGCCGGGTCGCGGTACAGCTCGGCGACCGGGGCGGCCAGCGAGGCGTTCGGTGGGCCGGTGAGCCGCGCCAGGTCGGCCCGGACCAGCTCCGCCGGGGTGGCCGCCAGGGTGGCCAACTCCTCCGCCAGTGAGGGTGACTCGGTCTGCGGAACGGGCGTGAGGAAGCTCGGGACGTACAGCGTGGGGATCGGCACCAGCGCGAACAGCAGCGACAGGTCCACCGCCGGGAGAGCGGCCCGGGTGTCCCGGGCCCAGCCGAGGTGCAGAGGTTTGCCGCCGGGGTCCTTGAGGGCTTCGACGCTGGTGACCACCTCCCAGAGCGGGGAGTGGCCGAACCGGGTCCGGGCCAGGTCCTGGGCGGAGAACCGCAGGGTGAGCACGCTCCGACCCTCCGGACGATTCGAGCAGGATGAAATCTGTGGGCGGCCGGGCACTGCGCTGGCAGGGTCGGTCCCGCGACCGGCACTCATTCCAGCAGACCGGTCCGCGTCCTGGATGAGGGGGCCTTCGGCCATGCGTACCTTGCGGAGATTCGGCCTGCCCCGGGTGGCGGGGAACGGCGGGCTGGTCGGGGCCAGCGTGATCGACAGCCTGGGCAGCGGGCTGGTGCTCGCGTTCGTGCTGGTCTACTTCGCCCGCACCACCGAGCTCTCGCTGCCGGTGATCGGCGGGGCGCTCACGCTGGCCCGGCTGCTCGCGGTGCCGACGGCGGTGACGGTCGGTCCGCTGATCGACCGTTGGGGCGCGCGCGGGCTGGCGCTGGCGGGCAACCTGATCTCCGCGGCCGGGTACGCGGGCTTCCTGATCAGCCATCAGGTCTGGCAGATCGTGGCGGCCGCCTGGCTGGCCCAGGTCGGCGCGGTGACGTACTGGACGTCGAGCACCGGTCTGGTGGTGCTGGCGGCGGACGGGGCGGAGCGGCCGCGCTGGTTCGCCATGATCCACATGCTGCGCAACGTCGGCCTCGGGCTCGGCGGCGCGCTCGGCGCCTTCCTGGTCGGCATCGGCGGCACGGCCGGGCTGCGCGGGGTGGTGGTGGCCAACGCGGTCAGCTTCCTGGTCGCCGTCGTGCTGCTGTGGCGCTGGCGGCCGACGGTCCGGGCGGTACCGGCCGCAGCCCGCGCCGGGGGCGGCTACCGGACGGTGCTCCGGGACCGGCGCTACCTGCTGCTGGTGGCGATCAACGTCAGCTTCGTCTTCTCGGCGCTGATCCTCAGTCTGCTGCTGGCCGTCTACATCACCGAGGGCCTGCACCGCGAGGCCTGGATCGCCGGTGCGCTGCTGGTGCTGAACGGTGGTCAGGTCGCGCTCACCCAGACCGTGGTGAGCAGGTGGCTGGAGCGGTTCCGGCCGACCCGGGTGATCGCCGCCGCCTGCGGGATCAACGCGCTGGCCTTTGGCGTCTTCGCGGTGCTGGCCGACGCCCCGGGCTGGGCGGTGCCGGCCGGTCTCTTCCTGGCGATGCTGCTGTACACCCTGGCGGAGACCGCCGCGACGCCGTTCTCCGAGGAGCTGAGCGTCTCGCTCGCCCCCGAGCAGCTGCGCGGCCGGTACCTGGCGGTCTATCAGCTCTCCTGGACCTTCGGCCAGACCGTGGCCCCCGGCCTGCTGACCCTGCTGCTGGCCGGCGGCGCGAGCCGGCCGTGGCTGTTCCTGATCGGACTCAGCCTGGCGGCGGTGCCCGCCCTGCTGCTGCTGGAACGGCTGACCGCCGCCCGGCCGGTCGCCGAGCCGGCCCTGGCTGCCTGACCACGCGGCGGGCCCGGTACGGACGATCCGTACCGGGCCCGCCGAGCGGCCGTCAGGCCGCCACCAGCTCCTGCTCCGGCGCCTCGGCCTCGACCACCGGCCGCGGGGCCCGCCGAGGCAGGGCGAAGACCAGCGCGAAGACCAGCAGCAACCCGCCGCTCACCCACCACAGCGCGTGCTGGAAGGCGTTCACGAAGACCGGCCCCATCGCCTGGACGGCCGGGTCGGCCGCGTCGACCACGGTGAAGAACGCCACCGAGGAGAGCCCGAGGCCCAGCGCGACGCCCAGCTGCTGGGTGGTGTTGATCAGCCCGGAGGCCGAGCCCGAGTGCTCGCGCGGCACCTCGGAGAGCACCAGGTCGGTCAGCGGGGCGACGATCAGGCCCATCCCGAGGCCCATCACCACCAGCGGCAGCGCCATCTGCCAGGACTCGATCTCCATCCCGTACCGGGCCGCCTCGGCCAGGTAGACCAGCGTCCCGGCCGCCATCACCAGCGCCCCCGCCTGCAGCACCTTCCGGCCGAACCTCGGCACCAGCACCTGCACCGACAGCCCCGCCGCCACCGACACCGCGAGCGAGAACGGCACCCCGGTCAGCCCGGCCCGCAGCGCGCTCCAGCCGAGGCCGAGCTGCATGTAGAGGGTCCACACCATGAAGAAGATGCCGGAGGCGATCCCGAAGCTCAGCTGCACCCCGATGCCCGCCGCGAAGCTCTTCACCCGGAACAGCGCCAGCTCCACCAGCGGCGAGCCGTCCCGCCGGGTCTTGGCCTTCTCGTACGCCACGAACAGCGCCAGCACCGGCAGGCTCAGCCCCATCGAGACGAAGCCCCAGACCGGCCAGCCCGACTCCCGGCCCTGGGTCAGCGGGTAGAGCAGCATCAGCAGCCCGGCCCCGGCCAGCAGCATCCCGACCAGGTCCAGCTTCAGCGCCTGCGGGGCCTTGGACTCGCCGACGTACTTGGCGCCCAGCAGCAGCCCGGCGATCCCGATCGGCAGGTTGACCAGGAAGATCGGCCGCCAGCCCAGACCGAACAGGTCCCACTCCGTCAGCAGCGCGCCCAGCAGCGGCCCGAGCACCGCCCCGAGCCCGACCATCGCGCCGAACATCCCGAACACCTTGCCGCGCTCGTGCGCCGGGAAGGTGACATGGATGATCGACAGCACCTGAGGCACCATCAGCGAGGCCGTCGCCCCCTGCAGCACCCGGGCGGCCACCAGCATCTCCGGGCTGCCGGCCAGACCGCAGAGCGCGGAGGCCAGCGTGAAGCCGGTGATCCCGATCAGGAACAGCCGCTTGCGGCCGTAGATGTCACCGAGCCGCCCGCCGGTGATCAGACCGATCGCGAAGGCCAGCGCGTACCCGGCGGTGATCCACTGCAGCGTGCTGTAACCCGCGCCCAGGTCCAGCTGGATGCTCGGCATGGCGATGTTGACGATGGTGACGTCGACCAGGTCCATCAGACTGGCCGTCATCACCACGGCGAGCGCCAGCCAGCGGCGGCGGTCGGGGGTGTCGGTGACGGGTGACATGAGGGGGAACTCCTTCGGCTGGGAACGGACCGAAGGTAGCGGGCAACTAGGTCAGATCCTGACCGCTTGGTACGGCATGCTGAACCGCATGACCGACACCCCCGCGAGGCTGCTCAGCCTGCTCTCGCTCCTCCAGACCCCCCGCGAGTGGCCCGGCAGCGAGCTGGCCGACCGCCTCCGGGTCAGCCCGCGCACCATCCGCCGGGACATCGAGCGGCTGCGCGACCTCGGCTACCCGGTGGAGGCCAGCAAGGGCGCGATCGGCGGCTACCGGCTGGTGGCCGGCGCCGCGATGCCGCCGCTGCTGCTGGACGACGAGGAGGCGGTGGCCATCGCGGTCGGCCTGCGGGCCGCCGCCGGGCAGGCGGTCGAGGGGATCGAGGAGGCCTCGGTACGGGCGCTGGCCAAGCTGGTCCAGGTGCTGCCCGCCCGGCTGCGCCACCGGGTCGGCTCGCTCAACGCCGCCACCGTCCCACTGGCCGGCGGCGGCCCCCGGGTCGACCCCGAGGTGCTCACCACGCTGGCCTCGGCCGCCGCCGGGCGGGAGAAGCTCCGGTTCCAGTACCGGGCCGGCGACGGCGCCGAGACCCGGCGGCTGGTCGAACCGCACCGCCTGGTCGCCACCGGCCGCCGCTGGTACCTGGTCGCCTTCGACAACGAACGCGACGACTGGCGGATCTTCCGGGTCGACCGGGTCCGCGAACCACAGCCGACCGGGGCCCGCACCGTCCCACGCGAGCTCCCGGCCGAGGACGCGGGCGCGTACGTCGCCGCCCGGCTCACCAACCGCAGCCGCACCTACACCGCCGTGGCCACCCTGCACGCCCCACTCCACCGCCTCCAGGACCGCCTGGGCTTCCGCGAGGACGAGGTCGAAGCCCTCGACGACACCCGCACCCGCCTCCGCACCCAGGCCGACTCCCTGGAGTGGCTGGCCCTCCGCCTGGCCAGCCTCGGCTGCGAGTTCGAAGTCCACGAACCCGCCGAACTCCGCACCTACCTCACCGACTTGGCCGCCCGCGCCACCCGCGCAGCGGCACTTTAGGCAGGCGCTATAGGGCTACGGTCCAGGGGCTCGGGGAACTGCGACGCCGACCTCGAAAAAGGTGATCCGTGCGTAGCGGGCCAGGCACTTTCGCAGTGACCCGCACGCCAGATCTCCTCGCCGTTCCCCGAGCCCCTGGACAGCGCGACTCACTCACTTGCCGAGCGCAGCGACCCCCGCCTGGGCGAACTTCTCGTCGAGGTCACCGCTGGGCGCACCCGCGACACCGATCCCCGCGATCGGCGCCCCCTGGACGGCCACCGGAGCGCCGCCGCCGAGGAACAGCGTGCCGGGGATGTCCTTCAGGTTCGGAGCCGTGGCGAGCCGCTTGACCAGCTCGGAGGTCGGCGCGTTCCAGGAGACCGCGGTGAACGCCTTGCGCTCCGCCGACTCGTACGACTGCGGGCCGGCCCCGTCGCCGCGCAGGGTGACCAGGGTGTTCCCGTTCCGGTCCACCACCGCGACGGTGACCCGCTGGTTCTCCTGCTCGGCGGCGGCCAGGGCGGCCTGGGCGGCCTTGGTGGCGGCGGCGATGCTCAGGTGGGTGCTGGTGACCGTGTCGGACTTCTTCACCTCGGCGGCCGGCCTGGCCTGCGCGTTCTGCGGGGCGGCGGAGGCCGACAGCGCGCCGAACGTGCCCGCGCCGACCGCCGCCAGGGCCACCGCGCCGGTCAGGACCCGGGTCCGAACGCTCATCTTCTGCATGGGAGTTGCTCCTCGTCGGATCGCCTTCGGAAGCCTGCGGCTCCCGCTCTGCTTCGATCCTCACCCGGCCGCACCCCTTACCCCGTCGACGCGACAGCCGACCCCGGTGTCAACCGATCGGCTGATACGACACCACCCACCCGGCGAGGGTGCGCAGCCCTGCCGCCGTAGTCGGATACTGCTAGGGGACCCCCGGGGCAAGCCGGGGCTCCGCATCAGCAGGGACGGACGCCATGCCCCAGAACCCCGAGAACCCCGAATTTCCCGAGGACTTCGACGACTTCGAGGAGGAGGCGGCGCCGGTCGCGCAGGAGGCGATGGACGACGAGCGGGTGGTCGCCGAGCACTTGGGCGACGACTACGAGCAGCTCAGGGAGCGCCGTTCGCTCGGTGCCGAGAAGGCGGACGACGCGGACGCGGCCGAGCAGGTCCGGGTGGTGGAACTCGACGAGGACGAGTACCGCTGATCGGATAAAAGCTTAGAATCCGGGCATAACTGCCTGGCGTTCTGATCGCCGCGCACACCGCGGGGCGATCGGCCGCCGAACGGAGGTCGACGATGACCAAGCGATCCACGGGCAAGATGACCAAGCTCCGCCGGGGCACCCAGGAGCTGCTGCAACGCCGCGGCATGGTGGCCGACCCCGGGCCGCAGCCACCGATGATGGGCGACCACGGGGCGATGGGTGCCGACTCGGGCCCCCGCTTCGGTGACGCCGCCTTCAGTCACGGCGGCCGCCGCTCGTTCGCCGCCCCGGCGATGCTGGGCGGCCCGGCCCACCACGCCGAGCTGCCCGGTCACCGGCACCGGGGCGCCGAGAAGCACTCCGCCCACTGAGTCGGACGGGGCGGGCGTTCCGGTGACCGGAGCGCCCGCCCCGACCCGTTCCCGGGTGCGGGAGAGGTACGGGAGAGTAGGGGCGACACGTCGTCTGCCGGAGGAGAGCGCATGTCCGAGGAGAGCACCACCCTGCAGCCCCGCGACCAGTGGCTGGCCTCGCTGCCCCGGGTGTTCGCGGCGGCGGGGTGCCTGATCCGCGACCCCGCCGGCCGGGTGCTGATCGTGAAGGCGGGCTACCGGCCCGACTGGCAGTTCGTCGGCGGCACGGTGGACCGGGGCGAGGACGCCGCGCAGTGCGCGAGCCGGGAGCTGCTGGAGGAGACCGGCCTGGTGGGGCAGGCCGGACCGCTGCTCACGGTGGCCTGGACCCACCCGACCGAGGAGCTCGCCCACCCGGCCGTGCACTTCCTGTTCGACTTCGGCACCATCCCCGCCGACAGCCCGATCACGCTCCCGGCGGGCGAGCTGGACGACTACCGCTGGGTCACCGTCGAGAACGCGCTCGCCCTGCTCGGCCCGACCCGCGCGCCCCGGCTGGCCGCCGGCCTGGCCGCCCTGGCGGACGGCCGGACCAGGATGGTCACCACGCCGGCCGGCGGCTTCTGACTGGGACCCTCCCCCCAACCCCCGGAGGGTCCGGGTCAGACCTTGCGGAAGACGTACGCGGCGGAGACCGGGATGCCCCGGAACCGGGACCACTTGGGCTTCAGCGCGATCCACTCGTCGCCGACCACGCCCTCCCGCATCTCGGCCAGCTGCCACCCCTCGGCCAGTGCGGCCGTCAGGTGGTCGCTGACCAGGTGCAGGTGGGTGTCGATGGCGACGTCCTCGCCCCCGTCGGTGGTGAAGTGGGTGGGCATCCCGGCCGCCATGATGAACTGCGGGTGCAGGCCGACCAGGACGCACAGCCCGCCGGGGGCGGCCAGCCGGTACGCCTCGCGGTAGAACGGGGTCAGGTCGGCCAGGTGCTCGTCCACCAGCGAGGAGACCACCAGCCCGTACCCGCCGTCCGGCAGTCCGGTGGCGGCCAGGTCAGCCTCCACCAGCCGGTCGTGCGCGCCCTTGGCTCCGGCCAGGGCGAGCATCTCGGGGGTGAGGTCGACGCCGTCCACCGCCTGGACGCCCTGGGCGCGCAGCCACACGCCGGTCCGTCCGGTGCCGCAGCCGAGGTCGGCGGCCCGGGCGACGGACGCCCAGTCGGGCACCGCCAGCCGGGCCAGCACGGCCAGGTCCATCAGGTCCTCGACGGTCCGCTCGTAGCTGCCGACCCACTGGCCGTAGCCCGTCCGGACGTCGACCATCGGATAGCCGCGGGAGTCAAAATCTGCGAATTGCGCCATGATCCGCAGTGTTCACGCTCCGGCGGCCCGGTCGCCAGCGATTAAAACGAAGGAAGCCGATGCAGCTGCTGAGCTGGCCCGAGGCCCGGGTGCCCGCTGAACTCCGTTCGCAGGTATGGGAGTTGCAGGAGTCGGCTTGGCCGAGCGGCGGGTCCGATCCCGGGGTGAGTCACGACCCGGCGCTGGCGCCGGTGAGCTTGCTGCTGCTGGACGGCGGCCGGGTACTCGCCGCGCTCGACCTGCTGGAGAAGGAGATCGAACACGGCGGGGAGCGTTATCTGGCCCGGGGGCTGAGCTGTGTGGTCACCGACCCGGCGGCGCGCGGGCGGGGGTACGGCGGGCGGCTGGTGGCGGTCGCCCGGGAGATGGTCAGGGCGGGCGGGGCGGATCTCGGGATCTTCAGCTGCGACCGGCCGCTGCTGGAGTTCTACCGGTCGGCCGGCTGGCAGCCGCTG
This genomic interval from Kitasatospora gansuensis contains the following:
- a CDS encoding class I SAM-dependent DNA methyltransferase, whose protein sequence is MAQFADFDSRGYPMVDVRTGYGQWVGSYERTVEDLMDLAVLARLAVPDWASVARAADLGCGTGRTGVWLRAQGVQAVDGVDLTPEMLALAGAKGAHDRLVEADLAATGLPDGGYGLVVSSLVDEHLADLTPFYREAYRLAAPGGLCVLVGLHPQFIMAAGMPTHFTTDGGEDVAIDTHLHLVSDHLTAALAEGWQLAEMREGVVGDEWIALKPKWSRFRGIPVSAAYVFRKV
- a CDS encoding GNAT family N-acetyltransferase; protein product: MQLLSWPEARVPAELRSQVWELQESAWPSGGSDPGVSHDPALAPVSLLLLDGGRVLAALDLLEKEIEHGGERYLARGLSCVVTDPAARGRGYGGRLVAVAREMVRAGGADLGIFSCDRPLLEFYRSAGWQPLPGAVLVGGTPEEPFPTDRPGFDKVVLADLCSARARVAGFERSRIALHPGTHDRLW